TAACAAATAATTCAAGTGAGGATAAAGAGAATCGATCTACCAGTGACGTTAAACAGACTGAAAGTTCGTTTAACTCTATTTCAGATGTAGAGATAGTCCATGACTCACGATTAGATAATGTGTTAAACCAGAACGATACAAACTTAATTGACGAAGTTGAGGTAACAAGTACCTCGATGTCTCTTGAGAGCACCGACTCAAATAACGGTATCATTAGAGATATGTACAATGAATGCTTCATTTGTGCCACACCGTTGGACGATTTGAGGAAGCCAGTGGCGACACTTCCATTTTGCTTGCACCCTTTCCACAAAAGCTGCTTGGATGGCGTATTGAAATGGCACCAAAGATGTCCTGTTTGTGACTGTCACATATTTTCACCTATTTAGcgtaaaaaaaacatcaaaaattgtaTATTGTGTTCTTAAATTGTAGCTTCACACATTCGCTTGATATTGTTATTCATTTTTGACTAGATATTCTCATCTATATTATTATTACAGACAAAGAGAAAAGAGTAAATATTTTTTATGCCAGAAGCCAATAGTTCACTCCATCAACGGCTTGGTTCTTCTATTTAAATGGACAAAATGAAAGTTCATGCAACCGAATTAGGAAGGGTATCTTGATCAGTTGTATTCGCCAACAATGCCACTAATTGATTAGAATGTTTACTATCACAAGAGTGTAAAATGTTTTTTTGAAAGTTGTTATTGTTTTTACCAACAAGGAAGCATATCCATGCCGACGCGTACATGTAAGCATCCAGATAACCTGTAGCACTTCAAGTGCGAATGAGCAAGTGCGATTGCGATCAGAATGACGAATGATGTATCTCACCAATATTGTAATCGCGATTCGGTCCTACTGCCAGAGTAAAAGGTGCTAGAGTTTAATCTCAAGTGGTTAGCACTAACAAAGCTGATTAGAATTGGAGACTTATTTCAACGAAAAATTGGTTGATTCTGATTGAGCGTTGGACCATCATTGTGCCTCTTTAATAAGCTTATTTGTGATGAAATTAAGTTTAAGTCATTGAGGCATTAGTTGAAAATGCGAGCTACTAATTAACGTCAGGGTCAATGAAGCACGACCTAGGAGAGCTGATAATATGAGGATTGCATAGTATTAGTTGATAGCTAATAAAACTAGTATACATGAATCCAAAGTGAACATGTGATAAGAATTGAAGTGGAATTCTCTTGTCTCTAGTCTTTCTAGTATCTGTCCGTCTGTCTGTCTCTGCTTACAATGAGAGAGTTCTTAAGCAACAATCTTGCAGACCAATACAATCAGTTAAAGAAAAATTGCTGTTGTCCAGCTTGCAAGCAACGAGAAAAAAGAGCCTCTCTCGTTCGCGTTCTGCACTCCCTCACTTGATGGCAGATAAATTTTGTTTGCAAGCCGTGAAAGTTTCGCGCATGCGAGAAGCAACCTGTTAGATACTAAAACCGCAAACTTGGCGCATCAGCAACAAGGTTTTGTCCTCTTCTCAGTGGCTGGCCCTCAATCACGCCCACCTGGTTGAATCCAAGCCAGCCCGCGATGGAACAAGACGCGCTCTCCTTCATAATTCATCCATTCAGATGGGCGAGAGCGGTTGCGCCAAAGCCGCCAAAAGCCCGCAACATCAACAGGCCGCCTAGCCCGAACGAAGTGTATTGACTTTGTTGGCTATCACACCACTTTGTTACCGGCAAAACACGCTCCGGCCTAACTTCAGCCAACTCATCCCAAAGCCAAGCAAGCCTATTGAATGTTCAAGATTGCACCGAGATTGGACTGTGCTCGACTGATTGAGTTCGCATACTATCGATCGTTCGAAGTAACTATACTACGACACCGATCGATTGCTCATTTCATCAATGGAAGCAGACCGAGAACTTACCTCTAGACTAATCCACTAGCCTAATCGAGCCAGAGAACAATCGTTTTAGAGATCCATCGCTTCAATAGTTAGAACAGCAAGAAGAGCCTAGATTCACTTTTGAATAGCTCTATTTGAGAGAATAGTTTTATTTAGTATCCGAATTCTTCCTTGGCGTTGACTGAGCGCCGTTTTTATCTTGTAATCCTTAGGACATGCAGCTAAAACTGCAAGACTTTCCTCTCCATCTGAACCATCCATCTTGAGAGGACTAGTTTAGGACCAAAACAGCCGACTTTTTTGACCTTTTTCCAAAAAATTGAGGGTCAAGTAGCGTTGAAGCAGAGAAATATTGTCGCCTATCGTCGTATGTACACCTGTCCAGCGTTATACAGAAAACCACCAACTACAATCAAACTAAAACATGAGCACCAAAAGCCTGATCGCCTTGTTTGTGGGGGCTCTCGTAGCGCTGCAAGCCGGTTACTGTGCATGCGCACCCTCTCCAGTTATTCCATCAGGTAAGTGAGCAGGCATCTATAACATGAGTCCATCAATAGCATCTCAAAAACTCACCGTTATATGTCTAATGTCAAATGTAGTTAACCAAGGAAAGGAGTCGTTAAAGTCTCAGGCCGTCGAGACGCAAAAGCCGCTGCCAATACTTGCTGGCGAAGCGCAGATTAACCTGCCGCAACAGCAGCAAGCCAACGCAAATGTGAATTTGAACGGCCTTTCTCAGACAACCAAACAGCAACAGGCTATCAAGATTAACAATGCCGATAAGCTGAAACGCAGCCTAACCAGCTTCATGAACCAGCTAAATCCTGCCTCGTTTTTTGTGCCTGCTTCAGTGCTCACGAGCGCGCAGCAACAGCAACAGGTCGGAAAAGGTGAGCCGGTGGCCCTGGTGAAACAGTTGAGCGCCACCAAAACAAACCCGCAAACTACTGCCGAGACGGCCGCCATCGTGAATGGCTACCCGACGGTCGATGTGCTGATTAAAGGGCCCAACAGGTCGTTTCAAACGAGGCCAATCGGAGGTCCGCTCCGTTGGGGCTAACCCAAGCCTAATTGCGTTTTTATCAATTGGATTCATTGCACTAAGATACAATCGCACTTGAACACGGAAGCATACAGGTGAAGGAATTAACAATAATGGATTGAAACAATAGAGAGCTAGCCGACTGAGAGACTGACTTGACCAACAACCGACGACATCCACCAAAACGCATAGAAATATCTACGAATTCAATCAACGCGATCTTGTTGGCTATCTTAATTAATTATAAACAACTTCAACCAGTGATAATTAACTTGGCCCCTTTCGCCCAGCAAGACTTCccttaaaattcaaaaaacaaacCAACAAACACTTACGCTTACAGTGAAACCGTTTCGCTCAACTCAACTCAACtcaactaaactaaactaaactaaaacgCCGCAAGCCAACTCGAAACAACAATTATTTATTGCTGCTCTTTACCTCTACTTATCATAATCGCTAACGCAGTCATTATTTATTACAACAACAACAGCGACAACTAACGAGACGCATTAAAACAGTCGAAAGACAATAAGATGAAACACACATCTTACAACTGatcctctctttctttctttctttctttctttgttcgCTTGTTTGCTTGTTGTGCTCGATTGAATGAATCATCCGAGTTCTCAAGTCTCAAGACAACGATGTTTCAATGGCTTAAGCGCCTCCACAATGTCGGCTTGGCACGTTTGAGTTTGGTTTATGCACTTGATTATCAAGTAGCGTCTGCTCACGCTTACGTAGCGTCTCTCTAACGAAAACGCTGTTTCGTAAGTGCACGTACCTATCGCATAATCAACACGATCGCTCTCTTGTCTCGACTCCTCTTCGCTTGAATCAGTTAGATCTCGGGTGAGGCCGCTTCTAGGTGGTCCTGGTCCCGCAACTAGGTGGTAGGCCATTTATCAAATGAGACGAGAGAGGCCCCTCTCGCGCCGAGAGTTATCAGCAATCGTTCTAGATCCGATTTTGCGAGAGGGTCGCAAAATCAACAACCACTGCGTCTCTTTGTGCAGCTTTCGAGTTGTTATTGCTGTTGTTGCCGCATTAGCGTCAGCTTTGTTGTTGTCGGCGCCATTGCAACATTTTATTGACTCACAAAGAAATCTTCCGTTTGCTTACAGTTGCATCACTCTACAGATGCTTGAAACCAGCCTTCGTGTGGGCGGAAATTTCCATCCGAGCGATATGCTGCCACCGAGTCAACAACATCGACAGGCAGCGTAAGATTTGATTGCTAGCAATTTTACAACCGAACGCAAAAGCAATCTGCGGCAATATCCAAAAGACTTTCATAGAACCACTTGGATATCGGTAGCCTTTGTCGGCTTCCAAAAGCAACAATTATTTCGGGCGACTAAGGGCAAACAACATTGTTGCCCGGTCGGCCTCGTGGCCGATTGGTTTCGAGGAATTGCCGTCAACCAGCTGCAAAGGCCCCTGCGAAATCTGGTAGCTGAGACGGCGATGATGAAACGCTTTTGAGGCCGATAGCATAAGTGGTTGCAAAGCACATCTCAAGATTAGAGGCACATTTGATAGCCAAGCAAATGGTTGCCCAGCTTCCTTACACAACGACGAGCGCGTTCAAACTAAAACATGGAGTCACCTATGGCGAGAGGATCACAAGCCACAACCTTTTGAGAGGTCTCGAGATGTGCACTCTCTTCTTCTTGTATTCGATTGAAGACAATAATGGTCGACAGCACGTTGCTAGACGCTGCTCCCTCGCTTATTGTCTCCATTATGGCCAACCTTTGGCTGGCACAAGTGGAACGATACTAGTGCCAACGATGGCTTCTAGATTGGTCTCGTCTGAAGAAGCGAACGTTGGTGCGCAACGACTCGAACACTTGTATTTGTTGGCTTTTTTGCGCTTATTCAACTGGCGCATTGTGTTTATTTCATCTAATCAGCTAAAAGTGTCTATGTTTATTCTTATCGCTCTCGATCATACTCAAATTTGCGTTCACAATAACAATaatgatgataataataatgaCAGTGATAATAAAACCAATCTTGAGCGGGCAAACAAGTGTCAAAACAGAGGATGGCAAAACAAGGGCAAGCTAGGCGCGGCGAGTAGAGGTTCTTGCGTCTTGGGTGTTTCTGTGCATTTCTATGGCTTTCTGTAACATTCTGAACAAAGCTCAAGCGAGTTGTTGTTCTGATGGGCCGCATTGATAAAGCAGCGCTCGAACGAGAGACTTGAATCAAGTGATCGAGTCGGTCgtctcatcaccatcatcatcagcatgATGAATCTGCTGTTGAATCAACGACAACGATCCGACGATCTTGAGCACTCAAATCAATGTTGGCTTTATTGATTGTTCAAGCAAcaagtagatatatatatatatactcaaagcTTTTCCGACGACAATTGCTCTTTGGCGAAATCCTCGCCCTTGGCAACGCTCATGCGCAACTCTTTGGCGCCCTCCTCGATCATCTGCTGCTCGTAGGGCAACAACTTGTTGAGACTGAAACCTTGCGTTTTAACATAACCATCCTTGCTTAGAACTAGAGGAGCGGCAAAATATTCCAGATCCGACACAAGCGGCTGCTGGTGCCTAACATAGGCGCACTCGATTATGTTCGGTTCGCCTTGTTGCGCGCGCAACAACGATATGGTGAACCGGCAAGCCGAGTAAGCCATCGCCAAGGTGGCCGAGCCGGCGCCCTTCTTGGCGTTGAGCACCTCGATGCCAGCCTGTTGGATGCTCTCGATCAGGGTGAGCGTGGTTGCTTTCTCCTCAATCAGACGCTTCTTGTCCACTTTCATGGTTGATTGCGACAGCAGAGGAATGATGGTCTTGCCGGCGTGGCCGCCCACCACAGGTATGGCAATCTTGGCCGGATCCTTGAACAGACCGTTGGGCTCGGGCTTGAAGAAGGCGCTCTTGGCGCTCAGGGTGGAGGCGCGCACGACGTCCAGCGTGGTGACCCCGAAAATTCGCCGGCAGCAATCATGGAAGcactgctgctgctgctgctgcttgCCCGCCGACTTTTGCGCACTTGAACCCGCGGGCGCAGCTGCGCCAGGTGAAGCAGGTGGAGCGGCTGGCTGCGAGAGGGCCGAATTGGAATCCGCCGATTTCTCTTTACGGCTGCCAGCGCCCAAAATTCTCTGATACACCTCACAGGTAAGCGGCACCAGAGAGTTCACCGGGTTCGAAATAATTGCCAAATGCGCGCTTGGGTTCACCTGGGCGCAAACCTTCGCTAGATTGTACATGATCTTGGCGTTTGAGCCAAACAAATCGTCGCGCGACATGCCCGGCTTTTGGGCCAAGCCGGCAGGTATGACGATCACCTTAGCGTCGCGCACAGCCTCGGTTAGCTCGTCAGGGCCCAAGTGTGCGGTCACCTTGCATTGGCGGTCAACGTGCGACAGGTCGGCGGCAATGCCGCGCACATGAACCAGATCGTAAAGCGCCAAATGCTGCACGTACTCCGAGTGCAGCATCAACAGCAACGCCAATGGCTGGCCAATGCCACCTGCGGCCCCCAATATGGTCACCTTGGTTATCTCGTTTGGTGTCGCCGGTTGGCGCAGCGGTGACGCTTGCGAACCGTATTCTGAAGCCTTCGGGCTCGACATGGTGGAGTTTGCCGGATCTTCGCGTCGCTGGTGTCCTTTGGCCCTATTCCGAGCGCGCTTGTTCAAGCTGCGCCTCTTACCTAAACTGGTTGTACTTGTTACTTTGCtgctcttgttgttgttgttgttctgctGGTTTTTAGATGAGTCCATCTAATATTCTTGACTTCACTGTCGAGCTTCCTCTAAAAACCAAACAGAGACGGGTTGCGCGATATCGAGCGATCAGCAGTTGGCCAGTTTACGACCAAAGCAGCTATCGATAGAGCAGACGATCGAGTCAGGAGCAGCCTCATCGTCTGACCTTGCCGACTTCTTACTCAAGCCTCGAGTTGTGTGCTATCTCCCGCTAGCCAACTCCAACCGCTAAACAGCGCGTGGATTCTTTTAGGATGCAGTTCGCCGTCCCACAACTCGGCATAAGACTTTCATTGCAGCCGCTGCGCTTTCATTGTGTGTCAATACATCATACAAATCAAACTGCAATTTCTGTTCAATTTGCATTTCCTTCAACAAAATGAGGCATATAGCAACTATTATTAGTTTAACATTGCTGACTGGGTGGGTTGTGTTGATCTCTGGCGAGAATGTGCCCATACCAGTAGACCTCGTTCTACCTAGATTTACCGGAGTTGGTAATTTTAACTGCAGCGCTACAAAGACTGAATGTACTCTTCCGTTAGTCACCAGAGCTGCCAGATATGTTCTCGGAACCAATCTCACGGCCTATCTTAGGGGCTTAAAATTTAAGGGTGAAATATTTAGGGTGGATGACTGGATTGAACCTAAATACAAACATGACGAGGACCAATTTTACACTCATGGTGATTTAAATCACAATTCAACACTAGTTGAAGATAGTTATAAAAACTTTACTGAACGAGTCAGGAAATATCAACCTCAATTGGATACCAACGAGAGCTTGTTTTTCATGGGAAAGCTGAAACTAGTCAAGGGTTTCGGTGTTCTCTTGCTCGAGAGCTATTTCCAATATGAGCTCGACAATAAGAATTATACAGGTGGTTTCCGGGATAGCATGCTCGTTGTATGCGTGGACGAGAATTGCACACCATTCATTAGAGATCCGTTTGAGGTGCACAGAAAAGCCAAGCCGTTGAACTTAGAAAACGTTAGAGGACTTAGGTATTATGTTGGGTCAATGGTAGCCAATGCTTTAGAGGAAGTGAAGTTTAGTCAAGAAGATTTAAACACAAAAGCAATTGTTTTTTATCAAATCGATGAAATTGGGCAAGTGTTTAAAGTTAAATTAGGACTACTAGACGAGGTTTCAAAACGTTATCATGCAACAAGATTGAATGATAAACTAGAGACTTCAGATGGGCTTCAAGTCATAAGTGCGGATTATGTGTTCATTAGTGACCCAATTCCTGTGAAAAAATCAGGATTGGAACTTAACTTGAGGGACTGATCTCGAAAAATTGGAGAAAGGGTTGTATGAAGGAACTCCTTTCAAGTATCATGCGACCCATTTGTCGGCAGTTACGCTAATCACAAACAGCTCCACCAACGAAACTACTTTATGCTGGAGTATTAGGGTGCGGTATCATTCAAACGACACTTCACGTTGCCATTCCAGGAGTTCAAACCCGATAAATTTAGCAAATATATACATGCCCAACATGAATTCAACAAATAAGTGGAACACCCGTATTAGTATTCATGCGATGCACATGATGTATGACAATGCTATTACATATGTACATCTTGTTCATACTCATACAAAAATCGTCAAAGATGTTAGGACCTTTGCTAAGGTCTTCTATTCTTTCTGTAAGTTGCAGGGAGAGTTTCCGAATGCAACAGAAGTAGATGACTTCAGAATCAAAGATGATGGAAGAATCGGAAGTTGCAACTCTTCGGAAATTCTTGCAACTCCAAATGATATTGTCGGCTACAAGCATGACAAATGTGTAAAAACCATCACCTTCTTCGATGTAATGTATCTTGTCCACGAAATCAACGAGCCTGTCACTGAAACGACCACTCCGAAAAATATTAGACGGACTCAATTTTTACATCAACGCAGCCTTCGTGGACCGCAACAAGTTTTACTTCTTTACCCATTCGAACACTCTGCTCATTGTTGAAGGAAGTCTGGGCAACGATTGCCAGACCCTGACACTGAGTTTTGGAACTGCTCAGGAAAATTCTGGCTACCACTATATTTtatctaattatttgaatttcaacAACTCTTTTCCAGTGGGTCGACTATATGGAGATCGAGGCTGGAGCTGACGATACAAAACCACCAGTCCTATACCTCATAGACCCGAAGCTAGAGCCCATGCCGAACCCTGACACCACTCCTAAGCCTGAACCTCCCTCGAATCCATCATCTAACTTGACCATGATCATTATTGGTGTCATACTCGGCCTTGTCATCTTTGCTGGCCTGAGCTACTTCCTCTTCTTACGGGAAAGTCCGAGTATGGCTGATGCACCGACACCGTCCGCATCGCGAGCTTGATGAATTGCACTCGAAGTCAGTCCGCAGCGCCTTCGAACTGTCGAACCCAGGCTCAACGAAACAACTATCGACCAGTAGCAAGCGAAAAGTCTCACCTTCGAGGCAAGTTTCGCCACCTATGCTTGCGAGCACTAGTTTAAAATTGCCACTAGTTCAAGAATAGGTTAGCGAGCAAGTCGCCAAGTGTCACTAGAACTACCATGCCGACCACTAGCGGCACTCAAGCGCAGAAAAGCTCCGGCACTAAATCTCCGCTTGTATCTGAGCGAAAACTATCTAAAACCTCGCCCAAGCGCGTATCACCCAGGTCTCCGGGCCGGGGTGATGTCCTGGCAAATCGCCAACAACCATGAAAACTACGAGCCCAAAAAGCCCTAAGGGTGTGCAATCCAAATCACCTGGCTCACCACAAAAATCGTCACCCAAGTTAACGCTTCAGAAGAAGTGAGGTTTGTTTTGACATCGTGTGATGCATAACAGTAATACATGAGGTGATCGCCAAGTGGCAATCACTTGGCGAGCTACTTGGGCGCAAACCTTCGCTAGATTGAGCGTGATTTTGGCGTTTGAGCCAAACAAATCGTCGCACGACATCTGGGCCAAGCAGGCAGGTATGACGATCACCTTGGCGTCGCGCACAGACTCGGTTAGCTCGTCAGGGCCCAAGTGTGCGTTCTCCTTGCACCGGCGGTCGACGTGCGACAGGTCGGCAACAATGCCGTGCGCATGAACCAGATCGTAAAGCGCCAAACGTTGCACGTAGAACAGACGATCGAGTCAGGAGCAGCCTCATCGTCTGACCTCGCCGACTTCTTACTCAAGCCTCGAGTTGTGTGCTATCTCCCGCTAGCCAACTCCAACCGCTAAACAGCGCGTGGATTCTTTTAGGATGCAGTTCGCCGTCCCACAACTCGGCATAAGACTTTCATTGCAGCCGCTGCGCTTCATTGTGTGTCCATACATCATACAAATCAAACTGCAATTTCTGTTCAATTTGCATTTCCTTCAACAAAATGAGGCATATAGCAACTATTATTAGTTTAACATTGCTGACTGGGTGGGTTGTGTTGATCTCTGGCGAGAATGTGCCCATACCAGTAGACCTCGTTCTACCTAGATTTACCGGAGTTGGTAATTTTAACTGCAGCGCTACAAAGACTGAATGTACTCTTCCGTTAGTCACCAGAGCTGCCAGATATGTTCTCGCAACCAATCTCACGGCCTATCTGAGGGGCTTAAAATTTAAGGGTGGAATATTTAGGGTGGATGACTGGATTGAACCTAAATACAAACATGACGAAGACCAATTTTACACTCATGGGCTAGTTGAAGATAGTTATAAAAACTTCACTGAACGAGTCAGGAAATATCAACCTCAATTGGATACCAACGAGAGCTTGTTTTTCATGGGAAAGCTGAAATTAGTCAAGGGTTTTGGTGTTCTCTTGCTCGAGAGCTATTTCCAATATGAGCTCGAcaataagacttatacaggtggTTTCCGGGATAGCATGCTCGTTGTATGCGTGGACGAGAATTGCACACCATTCATTAGAGATCCGTTTGAGGTGCACAGAGAAGCAAAACTGTTGAACTCGGAGAAAAAGTATTATGTAGGTTCGATGGTAGCCAATGCACTTGAGAAAGTGAAATTTGACGAGATGGACGTCAATATGAAACAAATTGTTTTTTATCAAATCGATGAAATCGGGCAAGTGTTTAAAGTTAAATTAGGACAACTAGACGAGGTTTCAAAACTTTATCATGCAACAAGATTGAATGATAAACTAGAGACTTCAGATGGACTTCAAGTCATAAGTGCGGCTTACGTGTTCAATAACGACCCATTTGCTTTGGAACCAACTAAATATGAGCTGAACCTGAGGGAAGATCTATCAGTTTTAGCAATTGGGATATATAATCGTAGTGCCTTGAAGAATTATGCCACTCATTTGTCGGCAGTTACGTTGATCACAAATAGCTCAACCAACGAAACTGGTTTATGCTGGAGTAATAGCGTTCGATCTCGATTTAATGACACAGTGCGATGCCATTTTAGTAGTTCAAAGCATCGTGAAAATGTGGCAAATTTATATATGCCTCTTATAATTTCAACAAATGACAGCATAGAGACCGTCAGTGTTCATGCGATGCACATGATGTATGACAATGCTATTACATATTTGCATCTTGTTCATACTTATAAACACGTTGAGACCTTTGCTAGGGTCTTCTATTCTTTCTGTGAGTTGCAGGGAAAGTTTTCAAATGCGACCGAGATTGCAAACTTCAGATTCAAAGATGATGGAAAAATCGGAAGTTGCAACTCTTCGGAAATTCGTGCAATTCCAAATGATATTGTCGGCTACAAGCATGACAAATGTGTAAAAACTATCACCTTCTTCGATGTAATGTATCTAGTCCACGAAATCAACGAGCCTGTCACTGAAACGACCACTCCGAAAATATTAGACGGACTCAATTTTTACATCAACGCAGCCTTCGTGGACCGCAACAAGTTTTACTTCTTTACCCATTCGAACACTCTGCTCATTGTTGAAGGAAGTATGGGCAACGATTGCCAGACCCTGACACTGAATTTTGGAACTGCTCAGGAAAATTCTGGCTACCACTATATTTtatctaattatttgaatttcaacAACTCTTTTCCAGTGGTCGACTATATGGAGATCGAGGCTGGAGCTGACGATACAAAACCACCAGTCCTATACCTCATAGATCCGAAGCTAGAGCCCATGCCGAACCCTGAGACCACTCCTAAGCCTGAACCTCCCTCGAATCCATCATCTAACTTGACCATGATCATTATTGGTGTCATACTCGGCCTTGTCATCTTTGCTGGCCTGAGCTACTTCCTCTTCTTACGGGAAAGCCCTAGTATGGCTGATGCACCGACACCGTCGCATCGCGAGCTTGATGAATTGCACTCGAAGTCAGTCCGCAGCGCCTTCGAACTGTCGAACCCAGGCTCAACGAAACAACTATCGACCGGTAGCAAGCGAAAAGTCTCACCTTCGAGGCAAGTTTCGCCACCTATGCTTGCGAGCACTAGTTTAAAATTGCCACTAGTCAAGAATAGGTTAGCAAGCAAGTCGCCAAGTGTCACTAGAACTACCATGCCGACCACTAGCGGCACTCAAGCACAGAAAAGCTCCGGCACTAAATCTCCGCTTGTATCTGAGCGAAAACT
Above is a window of Cryptomeria japonica unplaced genomic scaffold, Sugi_1.0 HiC_scaffold_1576, whole genome shotgun sequence DNA encoding:
- the LOC131873358 gene encoding uncharacterized protein LOC131873358 encodes the protein MDSSKNQQNNNNNKSSKVTSTTSLGKRRSLNKRARNRAKGHQRREDPANSTMSSPKASEYGSQASPLRQPATPNEITKVTILGAAGGIGQPLALLLMLHSEYVQHLALYDLVHVRGIAADLSHVDRQCKVTAHLGPDELTEAVRDAKVIVIPAGLAQKPGMSRDDLFGSNAKIMYNLAKVCAQVNPSAHLAIISNPVNSLVPLTCEVYQRILGAGSRKEKSADSNSALSQPAAPPASPGAAAPAGSSAQKSAGKQQQQQQCFHDCCRRIFGVTTLDVVRASTLSAKSAFFKPEPNGLFKDPAKIAIPVVGGHAGKTIIPLLSQSTMKVDKKRLIEEKATTLTLIESIQQAGIEVLNAKKGAGSATLAMAYSACRFTISLLRAQQGEPNIIECAYVRHQQPLVSDLEYFAAPLVLSKDGYVKTQGFSLNKLLPYEQQMIEEGAKELRMSVAKGEDFAKEQLSSEKL